TAATGATCTCCCCAGCTAAACACTTAGAGTGGTGCTCCTTTTTACATGGTAACTTTTCCTTTGGGTTTCTTCAGCCTGTAAAGTAGGAATCTTGACCTGCCGAGGAAACAGCAGAGGTAGTATACACACTGTTTCATCGGTGCTGACAGTGGGTTACTCTAAAATAAGTTGTTTATTTCTGTGGGACTAAATTCTTCATGGGCGTATGTGCAAAGCACTGACATTGAGATTGTTACCATAGAGAGAGCCTAAGACACCATTAACAACCTAATAAAAGTAGAGTTATTTTTAGTTCCTCCTCAGCCTGACTGTATAAACCATTACACAGAGGGTGCACGAGCAAAGAGGATCAGTTTCTCCCGAACCTGACGGTTCTGATGAGGACATAAGATGCTAACCAAGGGTTTTAGTGTTATTGGCCCAGATCCGCTGCATAATCATTGTCTTGGTGTTGGAATGGAAAGTAGGAAAAATCTAGTGTATCAAAAATAGGTGTTTAGGATATGAATTGGGCCACACCTTAGTGAGGCTGCAGCCCGTCAACATCGTCTCTTCTACCCACAACTGGGAAACTCACAATTTCAACACAGATCCACCCACTGTACAGCCTCCCCCTGATTTAATGTATAAGAGGGGAAAGAACTCAAGGTGAGAGAGCAGAGCAACCCATCCCCGTTTTAGGCATATTTTCCGTAACATTCATCAGGACACAGATTCTTGAATAAAGATTTCAGATGATGTCTTAATGAAGGCCAGGTTTTTGGAATTGAAACGAAATGACCTGACGTTATCTTGTGTTGGCTCTGTCTCCAAATTCCAGCCCAGATGTGAGGGACACTCGGTCCTCTCCCCTTCATTTTTAACAATCACTATCTGTCAATTGACcaatgaaaaacatccccacacgtGGCAAAGGAATGTATGAGTTACTGTATATGAGGCTGTTGACCGGAACCGgttcgtgtgcatgtgtgcatgtgacaAAGAGAGGACAGAGACGGACAAACTAGAAGCGAGACCAAGCCGTCGACCACTGCCCTACAGTATAATAAAGCAGGAAGGTGACGGATAACGCCACTGTATCGCTGCACGGTTATACTTTGCAGGTTAACCGCTACATCGGTATACACGAGGAACCAAGCTGAACTGAACTCAGAACACGAACCGGCGCTGCACTATGAGCCGCTGTGGGCTGCACTCCAGTTCAGCTAAACATGGGACACTTGTGCACGGACCAGACGTGACCGAGGGCAATGGCTCCTCTGCCCTAAGTGGAGGGAGTAGTCTGCCAGGAAGCCCAGGCAGCAGTATCGAGCCCATGGTCACATGTTTGTTCTGGTCCATACGGGAAAACCCACAGTGTTTACACGACCCAGGACAGAGAGCGGGCTCAGCCAGCCTACTGGGGGGAATTCAAAACACTGTTTCCTAAGAGGGCACACCGAGGAGAAAACAAATGTTGCCCATAAATGGGTACAGCCAGGGGCGAGGGTATTAATGGGCATAATGGATCCTCAGACATCCGTCCTGTGCCAGCGGCAATCAGCCCTGTCTGCAACCGGCCGTAAATCATTTCAAGGTTGGAGTTCTTCCCGAGGCGGCGGCCATAGATCAGCGTTTTAAGGGTGCTGTTCAGGGCCCAACCTCCCGTGGTTATAGATGATGTGACACTACGATAGTAAATCAACACGGCCGAGCGTTCAGGCAGAAGTCTCTTAAGAGTGTAAACATTTCTCTCACACTGCATCTTCAGGTCTGAGTGTCTGAGTCTTGAAGTGGCTGTGAAATGTGAGGGGATACGAAGCACTGGCTTTCCTCCTTGTCCTCGCAACAGCGGTCAAATATCAAACCAGCTCGTAGGTGTAATCGTGTCCCGGGAGAGGGAAAAACGCCAACTAGTGAATGGCGGCAAACTGATCTGCAGCCTGCTAATTGTAGCAGCCTTCATTTGAAGCAcagcttcttctcttttcttccaaGCTCAAAATGACATTCATTCAGTTGCTTCCACCGACTGGTCCTCTCTTGTGTGTCGTGGTCTGGGGCTTCATCGCATGTGCTGTGGGATTGGGCCGTTTCTATTTTAATTGTCTTCTTCCTTTTGTATGTCTTACACGTGCATACTTGACCTCTCTGCACAGCACTCTGGTCAATATTCTGCAGTTTCTAAACATGCTCTTTAAATGAACTTGACTTAAACTTGGAGATGCAAGtattatagtaataataatcataataataacaataacaatacatTATCCAGTCAGTATCCAAGCCACATATACAAAGttgggtggcggggatgctggagcccatcccagcagtcactgggcggcaggcagggagacaccctggacaggccgccaggccgtcacacagggccaaaacagtaataataactttatttatatagcacataaAGCCAGACAAGGCAAatgtaagagtaagaccaaataagtaagagtaaaagtaaaaacagtatgaataaatgaaAACGAACGTTTGTAAaatctttcataaaaagaaaagttttgagaCGAGATTAAAACGAAGCGGttcatttttgtgtttttttaatcaaatttgtAATTTTACAGGGCACCGTTTTTCCAGATGAGTGCAGCTTAACTTCTAACTTGCAGGCCTGCTCGGTCCCTTACACTCCTCCTTTTCCTTCGACCAGTAACCGTGGTACCGCCCTGGTGTAAAACAAAAGGCTTCCTTTGTCGTTGTTAAAGGACAGCTGTGAAATCTCCCCAACGCCACACGGCCCCGGCGTGAGCCAGCCAGAGGAGACGCAGGAAAGTGCATAAGGGTCACGTTTCACCGGGAATTAAACAAGGCACTTTCAGGTGGCGGAATAACTGTTGAGATACTATATCCATTTCTGAGTCATTCGACAGAGGAGGAGAACCAGTCATCACATGATATGGTCCAGCATGAAATCTATTATTCTGGTCTTAAGGAACCGAATCGTCCCCACAGTCTGAAAAAATGTCTGTTATTCAGAAGCAAGTGGGGACTTCTTCTCTGAAAACGCTCTTTCTTTATCTACAGTTAGTACGGTGGTCCCTTCAATGAACGGCCAGTTTCCACTTTGTGCTTTGCTAATATTTCTGTTCTTGCCGACAATCCATCGGACTATAGTAAATaagtaacaaaacaaaacaaaacctaaaTCTGTCTCTAACCTGGCACTTCATTTGCATCCATCAATCCACAGGGATCAAGACAGTCTTCAAGTTGCTGAAATACATTACTCAGAAGTCAAATTAGACCACAACACTTTGAAATACATCCCCACAAATCCCTTCGAAAGCCCTTGGCTGCAGACCCGCAGCTAATAATGAGCTTCAAATGCATACTTTGACCTGTCGCATCTGTCACTCACATGTTTGTGGCTCTCGTGAGCAGGAAGTGAGGGACATGCTTGCCAGAGCAACTGTCACACACATGCAAATTGGAGGCAATGATATACATGAAGAGAAAACGTGCGCTTATTATTACAACATGGATTGAGAATGCATTACAAATGGTCCTTATTAAGTGTTTTGATTACAATGAGGACAATTTGGAGCATAATAATAGGATTAAAATAAGCCTTAATAGTGTGCACATTTTAAGGCTTTCTCTTCATGGGTTTTAAGGCTGATTTAGAAATACAATTTTTAACCCTTGTGTGTATTCTCAAGCGACTGATTTTACTATTTCCATATGCTCTCCTTATCTCTGCTCTGATTTCTCATATGGACACTGTTTATGAAGAAATAGATCCATTCAAAATCTACCCCTTGTGCTCTTGGCTTCTTTCCCCTTCATCTCCCTCTTAAACTCTCCCCACGCAGACACAACACTCATGCAGAATAAGTCCATCACTtctcatctccctccctcccatcctcCCACTATACCTCCTCCTCTTGCTCATCCAGATTCTCACAAACAGAGGTGGGTCTTTGGATTCCCCTCCACACCCAGTTTCTCTCTCCCCTTCCACTTATCGTATTCTTGGACCTGGGACACGATGAGGCTGGCAGCACTGTGCATATATGGGACCCTGTTAGCCTTCTCCAACCTGCCCACGATCACAGCAAACCCTGGCGAGGTAGCTATCCACTGGGGCAAGGGCACCGGGCCATGTTCTGCCATTCTGCAACCTGTGGGACCTTGTGGACGGGGGCAGGAGGGCGACACGTGCCCCTACCGAATCGTTCTGCCACCGCTCTCCATCCATTTGCCAAAACAACTCAGAGAGCTGGAGAAGATTGTGAAAGAAGTGCAGAGGCTAAAGGACAATGTGGATCAACTGAGGAGGACTTGTGCAGACTGTACAGCAaaccagaaggagagagagagtggaggacCGAGGGGAAGAGAGAGTGAAGAAAAGAAAGAGGGTAAGGAAAAGCATGAGGGTGAGAGGAactgggtgaaagagagagatccTGAGAGACAATATGAGAATCAAAAGGATATGAGAGAAAAGTGGGGAACATTTAGAGTTACAGCGGTTAAGGACCCTGACTTAGAGCGAAAAACAATTTCAGATGTAAAGCCAAGGCAGAAATTTGAAACAGGTAGACAGGGAGATAAACTTGCTAAAGATGAAAATGAGAATGAAAGAAATACAGATGAAGAGGAAAATACAGATGATAATCATAGAGGGATGGAAGGGACAAAGGGAAAAAATAGGTTATGGGAGGCCAGTGTACAAGCTGGTGTGGAAAAGGGCCAAACACAGGATAAGGTGGGGGAAAAGGTTTCTGGCAAAGAGGAGAGCAGAGGGAAAGATACAGCGACTAAGAAAGATACAAACAGAACAAAACACTTTGAGAGAGGTCAAACCCATGAGACAGAGAGTGAAGAGGGGAGGGAGATTGATGACAACATCAGTGAGAGGATAGAGAAGGAAGATGTCAGCAGTCTGTGGCAGGATAAAAATGAGACAAAGCGGGAGATGGGGAGGAAGACTCAGAATGAGGAGGACTGGGAGAGTGAGACAACTGAAGTTACTGCCACCGGTAGGCGGACAGACACAGAGCCACACAGAATGGAGCGGATAGGGGCGGCAGCAGCAGAGAGAATAGTGGCGAGAGATAATAACAAATTAAAACAGGCAGAAAGCTCTGGtagcacagagacagagagctctgCAAAGaatggagaggaggagagagtgacagagagagagaaaacagtccAGAGCGTACAGAGGGACAGTGATGGAGACTCGGCATCCAGCAAACCAAATGAGATGACAGACATTACTTCAGACAGCCTGAGCCCCCTCTCCACCCTCAGCTCGGTTCTAGTGCAGGACACCGCAGGCTTACATGAGACTATACGCTTTGCATCGTCCATTCCATCTGTCTCCAGCTACAGCTCACATATTATCAGTGGACATCGCCACACCTCTGCCATACAAACTAGCACAACTTCTGGGACAAGCTCAAATGTTGTTTACGGTTCTCCTCCCGTATCACGCATGAGGTCGAGCCCCAGATTAAACACAAGCCCTGTTCAAAAGACTGTCTTAACTCTATCAAGCCCAGGAAGCATTAGCACTGGCACCAGCCTTCCTCCAGACAGACAAATGACTACTTCTGCCAGTCCAGAGACTGCAATGAGCGGAGCTGGTTTGCCAACCCATCACCCGAGTCTTAGTCAGAGGACAAAGAGCAACACTACCCACCAAAGCTCTGATCAAGCAAATGTGAAGATTTCTGCAATGGACAAGATGACAGGTAGCTCAGGAAAAGAGCTCCAGATACCTGATCGACATATGACAAGCTCTGGCTCAAAGACTGCCTTTAGGACCCCAAGTGGGGCAGGAACAACCACCACTTCAACTAGCCCATTGACGATTTCTGACCGACAGATAACCAGTCCTAGTACCAAAACCAGCCCCACGACATCCAGTCTGAGGCCAAGGATGAGTTCCCACAGTAGCTTTAGctcaactgcagcaactacaaccATCACCAACCCTAGAAAGATGTCACAAACCAATGAAAGCTCAAGAACCCCAATACGGAGCAACTGGACCACTACAATGAAGATCAGCTCAAAAATCAAACCAGGCAGAAACCCCACATTAGGACAGGAACTAAAGCCAGATGAAAAACCTAAACTTGGCCTTGGGCCTTCAGACAggatgccaaattctgactctGATCTTAAACCTGGCCGAGCCTCTTTAACTGACCCAGGGGCAAATGATCAAACGCCACTGCCTTTTCATGAAAAACCCACAGTTAGGATTAAACTTAATCCAGCCCCAAAATTTAAACCAGGCAAAATTTTGAAATCTAACAATCATCCTCTTTCTGATCGTGGGACAATAACTGACCAAAACTCAAAGGACAACAAAAAATCTAACAGTGGCCAAAACCATGCCACTCGTCAACAGTATATACCCACCCCAAAGCCAAAATACCATCAAAAGCCCATGCCTACTCAGAAGAGACCCGTACCTCATCAGAGGCATTTAGCTGTCATAAAAACTGTTTCTGACCAACTGCCCAACTCTGGCAAAGATCCTGTAAGTGATCAAGAGCCCACATCTGGTTACCATTCCACATCTAGTCACAGACCTGGAACCACAAATCCTCACAAAACCACTAAGCCTAACCAAAGGCTAAAATCTGACCAAAAAGCTAAACCTTACCAAATGTCTAATTCTAACCATGATTACACACCTGATCAAGAGCCTGAACCGCAGAAAGTCCTTGCATCTAGCCTCACCCAAAGATTTGACCAAAAGCCTTCAACTGATGTGAGGCTGAAGTTTGATCGAGATCCTTTATCTGAAACGGAGCCTAAATCCCACTCAATACCAGACTCAAAGCCGGAACCTGGTCATTCTTCCATACCCCCTTTTCATAAGCATAAACCCACCAAAAAGATACCTAAGGCTGACCAAAGGCCTGGTCCTGACCAAAGGACTATAAGTAACCCAAGAACAAAACCAGAGCCAATGTTTATAATTGATCATGGCCAACATCATGGTCATGATGATCATGGTCAACATGGCCCGATGTCTAAGTTTAACAAAAAATATTTACGCCCCAAACTGTCAATGGACCAAACAAGTGAATCAGGTGTAAAATCTAAACCTGGCCAGGGTTCTGCACCTAACCAAGATCCTAATTCTGACAAAAGCCTTAAAACCACGAGTCCTGACCAAATGCCTCAGCCCAACCTTGAAACTCTACCTGATCGAAGCCCCGATCAAGTATCACTCACAAAACCCAATCCCAGACCCACACCTAGACATTGGCCACCAAAAAGACCAAGACCGCATCAGGGAGCAACGCCACTTTTAAAGCCAAAGCCCAAAGTGAAGCCGAGAAAAAGTCCAAAGACAACGTCTTTTGATTTTTCGCCAAGCAGGGCAACAGATGGCATCCGAAAACACCAACCTGAGATGCCATTTACTTTAAGGCCTTTAAAAGGGGCAAGTGAGCTGGATCTTCTTTCCcaagaagacagagagagcagatctgGGATGATTAAGACTGTCAGCCTGAGCACAAAGACCTCTAAAAGCCCCTTTCTGGAGGTGGGTCTCCCACATCACCATCGTGTAGGCTTCACATCTGGCTCCAACAGCTGGATCACATCCAACTTAAAAACAACCactcagccatccattatccccaAAACCACTATATCAAGTGCACGGTCTAGGAATAACATTTACCAAAAAACTATCCCTGGCACCAGTCCTGACACAAGCCCAACAAAACCATCAATTCATCTGGTTACTGATAGGGACCCACACTTAAAGACTAGGGTCAATCTAACTCCACAGGGAACAGAACCAAGCCCAGCTACCAAAGCAGAAAAAATGACATCCCGGTATAGCCAAATCCCTTCCAACAAGCCTCAAATGATGTCCACCTTCCACTCCAGACTCAACTCTGACCCCAATGCATCAACCTCGGCCACCTCCAACCCTGAACCCCCAACTACCGACCCCATTCCTGACTTCTCTACCCCCAGTCCACGAGAGCTGCGTGTAAAGATTAACCAGGTGACTGCCTTCCTGGGTAACAGCTTGGACAAAAGTAGATGGCCACAGGACAAACATGTGGGGAGTCGTCCAAAGGGAGAGTCTGAAGGCTATCAGGAGAGCAGCAATGCCAACAGGGCAGAAAGCCAACTCCATTCACTGAAATCACCGGATGGTAAGAAATATCATTTACCTAATCTTATCATTCTGTCATTCATTTGCCTCATTAGCACTGACTGCCATTTAGTCACACGTAAAGTGCTTCGACACCTGAATAACACACGGAGCATGGATTTTAACATTGGTATTGTCAGTCTGTGTATTATGGAGATTGCTTACCAGATAACATGATAATTAAAGAATTGTTTAAAATCCTGATGCCTAGCAATGATAATGACCTTTTTTCTTCCAACAAGTCTGAGGCTTGGAGATGTGGAGACATTCAACCACAAACTggacaaaaaaagaaacatgcaaaTTAGATTTTTGAATTTCAGTGCTGTTCCTCATTTACTTgaccacttgtgtgtgtgtgtgtgtgtgtgtgtgtgtgtgtgtgtgtgtgtgtgtgtgtgtgtgagagagagagagagagagagagagagagagagagagagagagagagagagagagagagaagatagaaATGCCTAAAATTAGAGTGGAACAAAGAAAAACCACAAGAGATCCAAAGAACAGCTTTGCCTTTCTAATGAAAGTGACCATTCATCATACCAAGAAACCAACCCCATAAATTTTGCAATTCATCTTGTAAAAATATTGTCTTGTGACTTTAACGTCGTCACAATATTTACACCGAAGACGCGGCTTCATTCTTCAAGCACACCGAGTAATTAACATCGTATTTAAATGACATCAGTACCAAACAAAAAATAATGAGGATTTTAGCAAAGGAGATGTTGAGAAATAGGGATTCATTAATGAGCACAGAACAATGTGGCCACATGGACTTCTGAGATAAACATCTTTGTGGCTAATTTACGATGTGGCTCATTGTTGCTGCTTGTGAGGAATGTGTGTGCACTTAAAAAGCATGTGTCTGTGCTGATGGGAGCGGGGAGGACGGTAATGGACCACAACTGTGCAACTGTGCATTGCTCTGGTCAGACTGTACAACTTCCAATGGTGCGCGGCTTGAATGGCTAATTAGGAATACATTCGATCCTATGGGTTATTTCAGCTAAACACGCCAAATCACCAGTTTAGATACCGGGTATTGGCTGATGACCGTCCCATGAGGGCCGAGCATGTTTACATTCTTGACAGGCACGCACAATGATTTCATTCTTGGTGTGGCGCACTGTGGCTAATCTGAAAAACACTTTGGTGAGACCTCCTCGCGTATGAATTATTCACAAACAAATTGCGTTAAAAAGAGAGACGACAAATGCAAATAAAAAGAAGACAAGTATTTTAATTGTTCAAATTGACCACATGCATGTTCAGACTTTACTTGGCAAGTAATGATTTTGAAGAGCGATCACTGCCAATTTCCCTGACTTGGATTGGCCCGATTCACTGATGAACAATTGTTAATCAGTGTGTGTTTTTGGGTTGGTTtatgggccggggggggggggaggggggcgcttGAGAATAAAATAAGCAAACAGTCATCTTTGAACCAATAATGTATGTCTTAGAAATTACTAGCAGTGATGAATTAGTAAGGTTTACTATCCTCCCCTCTACAG
The window above is part of the Lampris incognitus isolate fLamInc1 chromosome 6, fLamInc1.hap2, whole genome shotgun sequence genome. Proteins encoded here:
- the LOC130114169 gene encoding mucin-1-like, with the translated sequence MSQTNESSRTPIRSNWTTTMKISSKIKPGRNPTLGQELKPDEKPKLGLGPSDRMPNSDSDLKPGRASLTDPGANDQTPLPFHEKPTVRIKLNPAPKFKPGKILKSNNHPLSDRGTITDQNSKDNKKSNSGQNHATRQQYIPTPKPKYHQKPMPTQKRPVPHQRHLAVIKTVSDQLPNSGKDPVSDQEPTSGYHSTSSHRPGTTNPHKTTKPNQRLKSDQKAKPYQMSNSNHDYTPDQEPEPQKVLASSLTQRFDQKPSTDVRLKFDRDPLSETEPKSHSIPDSKPEPGHSSIPPFHKHKPTKKIPKADQRPGPDQRTISNPRTKPEPMFIIDHGQHHGHDDHGQHGPMSKFNKKYLRPKLSMDQTSESGVKSKPGQGSAPNQDPNSDKSLKTTSPDQMPQPNLETLPDRSPDQVSLTKPNPRPTPRHWPPKRPRPHQGATPLLKPKPKVKPRKSPKTTSFDFSPSRATDGIRKHQPEMPFTLRPLKGASELDLLSQEDRESRSGMIKTVSLSTKTSKSPFLEVGLPHHHRVGFTSGSNSWITSNLKTTTQPSIIPKTTISSARSRNNIYQKTIPGTSPDTSPTKPSIHLVTDRDPHLKTRVNLTPQGTEPSPATKAEKMTSRYSQIPSNKPQMMSTFHSRLNSDPNASTSATSNPEPPTTDPIPDFSTPSPRELRVKINQVTAFLGNSLDKSRWPQDKHVGSRPKGESEGYQESSNANRAESQLHSLKSPDVAMARDCSDHTIRSKTKNVIYQVTPDPRNRTFLVLCDMETHGGGWTLIQQRKDGSVSFNRTWAEYRTGFGHLNGGEFWLGNDNIHLLTRTRDMILRVELEDFGGVREFAEYGQFRVASERMRYRLTVGGYSGSAGDALRFSDSYDHNNRAFTTPDRDHDRYPSGNCGAYYSSGWWFDACMAANLNGKYYMGTYKGVRNGIFWGTWHNMSTEYYPTNDRQSFKTVKMMIRPKGFAP